The proteins below come from a single Etheostoma spectabile isolate EspeVRDwgs_2016 chromosome 4, UIUC_Espe_1.0, whole genome shotgun sequence genomic window:
- the LOC116687880 gene encoding LOW QUALITY PROTEIN: plakophilin-1-like (The sequence of the model RefSeq protein was modified relative to this genomic sequence to represent the inferred CDS: inserted 2 bases in 1 codon) encodes MYKPSSVTLPAYSGCCWAIRTLNXTKMTSQDPLKSVISIGNVDDTSLALPSGNQCRSGQQRVLEQVQIIRRTKSRRSSSSRSGSTSLSPTTPTCDSVFIDAPISPTSRISESLFFGNSKTLSVEKNNRQQVNNIQGSGMKRNARASTYQYERCYAPVGSMAVCQTYTSRSEPGGARQLTMPKNPVPLQRLVSNRGTYRTERATSQFITNTASQPQLQPPPILNGTSQTKSDSQIVYSKVDVTKTLSKPPVTEGAPNGKGDSGSNDNSGVPDITMKQAVHFLSNNDETYQHCGASYIQHNTFIGDKAKEEVLKLNGIHPLVNLLRSSSLQVNQTALAALRNLSFKNQNNKEEIHRSGGTTESVALLRDTDSVETQKQLTGLLWNLSSEDSLKPDLLKTALPVLMERVIVPYTTGPKQTSSNCQDPEVFFNATGCLRNLSSTKQSNRQTMRKCRGLVDSLVSYVKDCVDAGNPDDKSVQNCVCILHNLTFQLEAEAPALFSRITALAKTVNKDHIQGDTGPIGCFSPQSKTSEHEPHFDFPVVEDPQPNGAGWLIHSQTLQSYLSLLGTSQREETQEACCGALQNLTTNEGVVSSVMSQTIVQKLNGLQVISPLLKSNKVTMQKNTVALVGNLAKNPNLHNAIARKALPELLGILSAGTKGGNESDDTLAMACRTSNCLFMKEPEMGKQHLNNKLVSSLKDLSQNGYFPKSSKSAALLLYNLWSDKDLQSFLKKQGMSKSSFVNDITTAAHKSVQVVD; translated from the exons ATGTATAAACCTTCCTCTGTTACGCTGCCTGCCTACTCTGGATGTTGTTGGGCCATCCGGACACTGAA TACAAAAATGACGAGTCAGGATCCGCTGAAATCGGTTATTTCCATCGGGAATGTGGACGACACGTCGCTGGCTCTGCCGTCCGGGAACCAGTGTCGATCAGGGCAACAGCGCGTCCTGGAACAAGTTCAGATTATCCGGAGGACCAAGTCCAGGaggtccagcagcagcaggagtggATCTACTTCTTTATCTCCAACAA CCCCCACGTGTGACTCCGTGTTCATAGATGCTCCGATCTCACCGACCAGCAGAATTAGTGAAAGCCTCTTCTTTGGGAATTCTAAAACC CTCAGCGTTGAGAAAAACAATCGGCAACAAGTCAACAACATACAGGGATCCGGCATGAAGAGGAACGCAAGAGCTTCTACCTATCAGTATGAGAGGTGTTACGCCCCGGTCGGCTCCATGGCCGTCTGTCAGACCTACACCAGCCGTAGCGAGCCTGGTGGAGCCCGCCAGCTCACCATGCCAAAAAACCCCGTTCCTCTGCAGAGACTCGTTTCCAACAGGGGCACCTACAGGACAGAACGGGCCACCAGTCAGTTTATAACAAACACCGCGTCCCAGCCTCAGCTTCAGCCTCCTCCCATTCTGAATGGCACCAGTCAGACCAAATCAGACAGCCAGATCGTGTACAGCAAAGTTGACGTGACCAAAACCCTCTCGAAGCCTCCCGTTACCGAGGGTGCTCCGAATGGCAAAGGAGATTCTGG GTCAAATGATAACAGTGGAGTTCCTGACATCACTATGAAGCAGGCTGTGCATTTTCTTTCCAACAATGATGAGACATATCAGCACTGCGGCGCTTCCTACATACAGCACAACACTTTCATAGGCGACAAGGCTAAAGAGGAG GTTTTGAAGCTGAACGGGATCCATCCCTTGGTGAATCTGCTACGCAGCTCCAGTTTACAAGTCAACCAGACGGCCTTGGCTGCCCTCCGTAACCTGtcctttaaaaaccaaaataacAAGGAGGAGATTCATCGCTCGGGGGGCACCACGGAGTCCGTGGCTCTGCTCAGAGACACAGACTCTGTAGAGACACAGAAACAACTAACAG gTCTCCTGTGGAATCTGTCCTCTGAAGACAGCCTGAAGCCAGACCTGCTAAAGACTGCTCTGCCTGTCCTTATGGAGCGTGTGATTGTGCCTTACACAACCGGTCCTAAGCAGACCAGCAGTAACTGCCAAGACCCTGAGGTCTTCTTCAACGCCACCGGATGTCTAAG AAACCTTAGCAGTACAAAGCAAAGCAACAGACAGACGATGAGAAAATGTCGCGGTTTGGTCGACTCTTTGGTCAGCTACGTGAAAGACTGCGTGGATGCAGGAAACCCAGATGATAAG TCTGTACAAAACTGCGTGTGCATCCTGCACAACCTGACGTTCCAGCTGGAGGCCGAGGCTCCGGCGCTATTCAGCAGGATCACAGCGTTGGCCAAGACTGTCAACAAGGACCACATTCAGGGTGACACCGGCCCCATCGGCTGCTTCAGTCCCCAAAGCAAAACATCAGAACACGAG ccTCACTTTGACTTCCCGGTCGTGGAGGATCCACAACCTAACGGGGCCGGTTGGCTGATCCACTCCCAAACCCTGCAGAGTTACCTTTCTTTGCTTGGCACCAGCCAGCGAGAAGAAACACAGGAAGCCTGTTGTGGAGCCCTGCAGAACCTCACCACAAATGAAGGCGTT GTCTCCAGTGTGATGAGCCAGACCATTGTGCAAAAACTGAATGGCTTGCAAGTTATCAGTCCCCTTTTAAAATCTAATAAAGTTACCATGCAGAAGAACACAGTGGCTTTGGTGGGAAACCTGGCCAAGAACCCAAACCTGCACAATGCCATAG CTCGTAAAGCCCTCCCAGAGCTGCTAGGCATCCTCAGCGCAGGCACTAAGGGAGGAAATGAGTCTGATGACACACTGGCCATGGCTTGTCGGACCTCCAACTGCCTGTTTATGAAGGAACCTGAGATGGGCAAGCAGCATTTAAACAACAAGCTGGTTAGCTCACTGAAAGATCTCAGCCAAAACGG ATATTTCCCCAAATCCAGCAAATCTGCAGCCCTGCTTCTCTACAACCTGTGGTCAGACAAAGATTTACAAAGCTTCCTAAAAAAG CAAGGGATGAGCAAGTCCTCTTTTGTGAACGACATCACCACGGCAGCACACAAGTCGGTTCAAGTTGTTGATTAA
- the smpd2b gene encoding sphingomyelin phosphodiesterase 2 isoform X2 yields MIGDMLCREEHDIVLLQEVWSEKDYLSLKRKLACSHPHSNYFKSGVIGSGLAIFSKHRIHDTFLFRYSLNGYPYMAHHGDWFGGKAVGMAILNIGSLTANVYLTHLHAEYCRDKDLYLPHRVVQAWELQQFIRHTSAGADVVILGGDLNMHPEDLGNRLLRSYTGLRDCYLETAKFDGCEDGMTLIADNPFINKKELFPFEKGIRIDYILFKGSSKADVYCDFMSTTKGSVPDHPFPYSDHEALTVGLRLETHTSTETGRDRQSKNKDSAAGKLAELVDIVTEARTEVKVGLHCAESMRYTAKRTGVMGLALLFLELAIATVPWLALGAEQPFPRTSFYLLAALCFAILLTTFLLYIFYTIELKSLQGAEDQMRLAVGSLQEKLRGFPLAQPHNAQQRPPKAHKPSAFDPEE; encoded by the exons ATGATTGGAGATATGTTGTGCAGGGAAGAGCATGATATTGTCTTACTGCAAGAG gTGTGGAGTGAGAAAGACTATTTATCCTTGAAAAGAAAACTTGCCTGTAGTCATCCACACTCTAATTACTTCAAAAG TGGAGTTATCGGCAGTGGACTGGCCATTTTCTCCAAACACAGAATTCACGATACATTTCTTTTTCGCTACTCACTGAATGGTTATCCTTACATG GCTCACCATGGAGACTGGTTTGGAGGCAAAGCTGTTGGGATGGCCATCCTAAACATTGGCAGCTTGACTGCAAATGTCTATCTCACTCAT CTGCATGCAGAGTACTGCAGAGACAAGGACTTGTATTTACCTCACAGAGTGGTTCAGGCCTGGGAGCTGCAGCAGTTCATTCG CCACACCTCTGCTGGAGCAGATGTGGTGATTTTAGGTGGAGACCTCAACATGCACCCCGAGGACCTCGGCAACAGACTATTGAGGTCTTACACTGGACTCCGAGACTGTTATTTAGAGACCGCGAAATTTGAT gGATGTGAGGATGGTATGACTCTCATAGCTGACAACCCTTTTATCAATAAAAAGGAGCTTTTTCCTTTTGAGAAGGGAATTCGAATTGACTACATCCTGTTCAAG GGTTCTTCCAAGGCGGACGTTTATTGTGATTTCATGTCCACCACCAAAGGCTCCGTCCCTGACCATCCATTCCCATACTCCGACCATGAGGCTCTGACTGTTGGGCTTAGGCTGGAGACACACACTTCAACTGAGACCGGACGTGACAGGCAATCAAAGAATAAGGACTCTGCTGCAG ggAAGCTGGCTGAGCTGGTCGACATTGTGACAGAGGCCCGTACTGAAGTCAAAGTGGGCTTGCACTGTGCTGAGAGCATGCGCTACACAGCCAAACGCACCGGGGTGATGGGGTTGGCTCTGCTGTTTCTGGAGCTGGCCATCGCCACCGTGCCCTGGTTGGCCCTGGGAGCAGAACAACCTTTCCCTCGTACTTCCTTCTACTTGCTGGCTGCGTTGTGCTTTGCCATCCTGCTGACCACCTTTCTACTGTACATCTTCTATACCATAGAGCTGAAATCTCTCCAGGGGGCTGAAGACCAAATGAGACTGGCTGTAGGAAGTCTGCAAGAGAAGCTCCGGGGCTTTCCTTTGGCTCAGCCCCACAACGCCCAGCAGAGGCCCCCAAAGGCCCATAAGCCCAGTGCTTTTGATCCAGAGGAATAA
- the smpd2b gene encoding sphingomyelin phosphodiesterase 2 isoform X1, which produces MANTDSVNVRVLSLNCWGIRYLSKHCPQRYAMIGDMLCREEHDIVLLQEVWSEKDYLSLKRKLACSHPHSNYFKSGVIGSGLAIFSKHRIHDTFLFRYSLNGYPYMAHHGDWFGGKAVGMAILNIGSLTANVYLTHLHAEYCRDKDLYLPHRVVQAWELQQFIRHTSAGADVVILGGDLNMHPEDLGNRLLRSYTGLRDCYLETAKFDGCEDGMTLIADNPFINKKELFPFEKGIRIDYILFKGSSKADVYCDFMSTTKGSVPDHPFPYSDHEALTVGLRLETHTSTETGRDRQSKNKDSAAGKLAELVDIVTEARTEVKVGLHCAESMRYTAKRTGVMGLALLFLELAIATVPWLALGAEQPFPRTSFYLLAALCFAILLTTFLLYIFYTIELKSLQGAEDQMRLAVGSLQEKLRGFPLAQPHNAQQRPPKAHKPSAFDPEE; this is translated from the exons ATGGCTAACACAGACTCTGTCAATGTCCGGGTCCTCTCTCTGAACTGCTG GGGGATCCGCTACCTTAGCAAACACTGTCCTCAGCGCTATGCCATGATTGGAGATATGTTGTGCAGGGAAGAGCATGATATTGTCTTACTGCAAGAG gTGTGGAGTGAGAAAGACTATTTATCCTTGAAAAGAAAACTTGCCTGTAGTCATCCACACTCTAATTACTTCAAAAG TGGAGTTATCGGCAGTGGACTGGCCATTTTCTCCAAACACAGAATTCACGATACATTTCTTTTTCGCTACTCACTGAATGGTTATCCTTACATG GCTCACCATGGAGACTGGTTTGGAGGCAAAGCTGTTGGGATGGCCATCCTAAACATTGGCAGCTTGACTGCAAATGTCTATCTCACTCAT CTGCATGCAGAGTACTGCAGAGACAAGGACTTGTATTTACCTCACAGAGTGGTTCAGGCCTGGGAGCTGCAGCAGTTCATTCG CCACACCTCTGCTGGAGCAGATGTGGTGATTTTAGGTGGAGACCTCAACATGCACCCCGAGGACCTCGGCAACAGACTATTGAGGTCTTACACTGGACTCCGAGACTGTTATTTAGAGACCGCGAAATTTGAT gGATGTGAGGATGGTATGACTCTCATAGCTGACAACCCTTTTATCAATAAAAAGGAGCTTTTTCCTTTTGAGAAGGGAATTCGAATTGACTACATCCTGTTCAAG GGTTCTTCCAAGGCGGACGTTTATTGTGATTTCATGTCCACCACCAAAGGCTCCGTCCCTGACCATCCATTCCCATACTCCGACCATGAGGCTCTGACTGTTGGGCTTAGGCTGGAGACACACACTTCAACTGAGACCGGACGTGACAGGCAATCAAAGAATAAGGACTCTGCTGCAG ggAAGCTGGCTGAGCTGGTCGACATTGTGACAGAGGCCCGTACTGAAGTCAAAGTGGGCTTGCACTGTGCTGAGAGCATGCGCTACACAGCCAAACGCACCGGGGTGATGGGGTTGGCTCTGCTGTTTCTGGAGCTGGCCATCGCCACCGTGCCCTGGTTGGCCCTGGGAGCAGAACAACCTTTCCCTCGTACTTCCTTCTACTTGCTGGCTGCGTTGTGCTTTGCCATCCTGCTGACCACCTTTCTACTGTACATCTTCTATACCATAGAGCTGAAATCTCTCCAGGGGGCTGAAGACCAAATGAGACTGGCTGTAGGAAGTCTGCAAGAGAAGCTCCGGGGCTTTCCTTTGGCTCAGCCCCACAACGCCCAGCAGAGGCCCCCAAAGGCCCATAAGCCCAGTGCTTTTGATCCAGAGGAATAA